Proteins encoded by one window of Cloeon dipterum chromosome 4, ieCloDipt1.1, whole genome shotgun sequence:
- the Ten-m gene encoding teneurin-m isoform X2, producing the protein MEHGRSGRDAGPHKVSGSNMDRTGYRNTASRTHTLHGKQHQTRGINGTVVDGYGPLDPSQQQLKTVAGVRGGFYPAYSLSGSEGEGSPVHQQQNSRSLRRGYQQQQQYNQNQYHTPYAAPHLSGAGLSDTPTSENASDATLTDSELALARDSTLLVQNGGFLDSSHHPPNVPPRNQPSMNRLNGRSTTGLTASDIRDGDFEPSCLVRTPSGNVYIPTDIPKTSPMDYKSNSSCSSPTKGDHKSTDSYRMTFGPGGAVPVLPGRGNMRRPNSSHFPQSSRSFQFRKGLASKCSWKCTAIVFIILCVVLTAALTYMFATNLLNWSYQSSAACTVFVGDQNSDANGFKGDNRTTSSGRSRPATVGGGGAGGSSGGGPDQEWVSTTPLGLMTSSAAPLAVDEEEEGAEETTVESTTVQEMVTTTEREVTCPVVTCPTPPPPTILILEGGKTFPARTFPPDGTTFSLIQLGQKLSQTIPQYGYWNMQFYRPEAAYVKFDYNIPRGASIGVFARRNALPTHTQYDFIEVLSGFKARTTRASATSVKKEVTHYMEQGHWFLSLYNDDGDPQEISFVAAVAEDMTESCPNGCSGKGECLLGHCKCTPGFGGEDCSESVCPVLCSQRGEYINGECQCNPGWKGKECSLRHDECEVPDCNGHGHCTNGKCECVRGFKGKFCAEVDCPHPTCSGHGFCVEGACICKKGWKGADCSVTDDDAIMCLPDCNGHGKFDLEAQKCTCDAPWIGDDCSKQMCDLDCGPHGHCEGDACACDPGWAGDFCGLKQCDPRCADHGQCKNGTCLCVTGWNGKHCTLEGCPSGCGGHGQCKVNVDGDWECKCYDGWDGADCNVALESSCNDGKDNDKDGLVDCEDPECCGNHVCRSNQLCESAPKPIDILLRKQPPAITASFFERMKFLIEEGSLQNYAKQESFNESRAAVIRGRIVTSSGMGVIGVRVATSLLLEGFTMTREDGWFDLLVNGGGAVTLQFGKSPFRPQTQVVNVPWNEVVVINTVKMGMGEDKAVAIIPQTCDDHDYDLMKPVVLATWKHGFQGACPDKSAILAESQVVQDSLRIPGTGLNLVYHSSRAAGYLSTIQLQLTPGKVPASLKLVHLRITIEGILFEKTFEADPDIKFTYAWNRLNVYRQRVYGVTTAMVKVGYEYNDCRDIIWDVQTTKLSGHDMGISEVGGWNLDIHHRYNFHEGILQKGDGSNIYLKHKPRVILTTMGNGHQRALDCTDCEGPASKQRLLAPVALAYAPDGSIFVGDFNLIRRIMIDGSVHTVVRLNATRVSYRYHLALSPMDNTLYISDPESHQIIKVRNIDDFSDPDRNWETAVGSGERCLPGDEAHCGDGALARDAKLAYPKGVAVSADNVIYFADGTNIRMVDRDGIVTTVIGNHMHKSHWKPIPCKGTLKVEEVHLRWPTELTINPLDNTLHIIDDHMILQLTLDGRVKVVAGRPLHCSSPSRSHNSDLATGATLVMPQSIAFAPNGDLYVAESDSQRINRVRVIGTDGKIQHFAGAESKCNCLDRGCGCFDEDHFLAATSKFNTISSITVTPDGILHISDQANYRIRSVTASLPEANANREYEIYSPETQEIYIFNRFGQHILTKNILTGETIYIFSYNVNTSNGKLSTVTDAAGNKVFLLRDYASQVTSIENTKGEKCRLRMSRMRMLHELGTPDNYNVTFDYHGSTGLLKTKLDSTGRSYVYNYDEFGRLTSAVTPTGQVISLSFDLSTIGATVKVKQGDLKPVSLLISGPSVSKKIGEQETHITTLLPDGSVTSETPWKHKISTETTAYTVLTDIDPVLGESFPVPAKQKTEIDGDLANRFEWRYFLRREGKGKNKAVVQIGKKLRVNGENLLTLEYDRETNTVAVFMDERMEILNITYDRLARPVKFGPSRGAFEAVELEYDRFSRISSWKWGELSETYVFDRAGRLFEIRYSDNSAVKYSFKDTFSSLPLKVTTPRGSDYFLKYDEGGALERLTTPRGHIHQFSLQTSLGFFKYRYSSPVSRHPYEIMYNDNSQILAKVYPHQTGKVVYAYDDTGKLENILAGLSSTQYTYHESTGLVKSATVTEPGYELKQEYRHHAGILKEERLKFGAKSDLSNAQFKYQYDGNARLSTIDAEISGQQLPSLKLKYNQNQGMLESVSDLRVYKNTFNKSVMQDASKQFFAITEWDSHGRLKYFLINIKQSDVFRVELEYDKRNRISAQVMEVKGRKVTDKFEYNSDGHLLEVSGDNNWKFVYDENGNVIGTLDKGDKISLGYDSGDRVVQVGDVEFCSYDGRGFVARRGEQKYSYTARGFLVLAIEKGKFQTKYHYDERGRLLAMRDNKGQVTQFFYANPSAEDLVTHVHTPKTGKTTRLLYDQRQVLIAIETADKRYYVACDQNGSPIAVFDMVGNLVKQITRTPFGKVIKDTKPDLYLPVDFHGGILDPSTGLVYIRRRLYDPVVSQWMTPAWEDLANKLTTPTDVFIYRFNNNDPINSGAPINYMADLASWLTLYGYDVSQMMGSSYSSRSVYRPTAMVTSSQLMPQFGVISGLQCIAEKINEQFQELGFIPKPLLKLEPKTRNLLPRVASRRGVFGEGLMISRVDGRALVSIVEGGVNGPIQDVVSSVFNNSHLLDVRLSNHDQAVFYFVKDNALKMRDDQEELRRLGGLFNVSTHETEHKGSPELRVHNSEAAVFIRYGADPAQERQRVLRHAHKRAVEKAWEIEKQLLSSGFPGRINWTEDERTELESRGSVYGYEGVEAHSIHKYPQLADDPSNVRFLKAGDDKRKRRKSKRSHSHHDA; encoded by the exons GTGGTTTCCTCGACAGTTCGCATCACCCTCCAAATGTGCCACCAAGAAACCAACCGTCGATGAATCGCCTCAACGGCCGCAGCACCACTGGCCTTACCGCTTCTGACATCAGGGACGGCGACTTTGAACCCTCATGCCTGGTTCGCACTCCGTCCGGTAACGTGTACATACCCACAG ACATACCAAAGACGTCACCAATGGATTACAAGTCAAACTCGTCTTGCAGCAGCCCAACCAAGGGCGACCACAAGAGCACCGACAG TTACAGGATGACATTTGGGCCTGGAGGCGCGGTTCCTGTTTTACCAGGACGGGGCAACATGCGCAGGCCAAACTCGAGTCATTTCCCGCAATCGTCGCGGTCGTTCCAGTTCCGGAAGGGACTCGCCAGCAAATGCTCGTGGAAATGTACAGCCATAGTCTTCATCATTTTGTGTGTTGTGTTGACAGCAGCTCTCACTTACATGTTTG CTACCAACCTGCTGAACTGGTCATATCAGAGCTCTGCCGCGTGCACCGTGTTCGTGGGTGACCAGAACTCGGACGCCAACGGCTTCAAGGGCGACAACCGCACAACGTCGTCGGGCAGGTCACGGCCCGCGACtgtcggcggtggcggcgcagGAG gcagcagcggtggcggccCTGACCAAGAATGGGTGTCGACCACACCATTAGGGCTAATGACCTCCTCGGCTGCGCCTTTGGCGGTtgacgaggaggaggagggtGCCGAGGAGACGACGGTGGAGAGCACCACCGTGCAGGAGATGGTCACCACCACGGAGCGGGAGGTCACCTGCCCAGTGGTAACGTGTCCCACGCCACCGCCGCCCACGATTCTTATCCTCGAAG GAGGAAAAACCTTCCCAGCACGAACATTCCCGCCGGACGGCACTACTTTCTCGCTAATTCAACTTGGCCAGAAATTATCGCAGACCATTCCGCAATACGGCTATTGGAACATGCAGTTCTATCGGCCTGAAGCAGCCTACGTCAAGTTTGACTACAACATCCCCAGAGGAGCGAGCATAGGTGTCTTTGCCAGACGAAACGCGCTACCCACTCATACGCAGTATGACTTTATTGAGGTTCTCAGCGGCTTCAAGGCTAGAACTACCAGGGCTTCAGCG ACAAGCGTCAAAAAGGAGGTGACCCACTACATGGAGCAGGGCCACTGGTTCTTGTCCCTCTATAACGACGATGGAGATCCCCAGGAAATCTCATTTGTTGCCGCCGTTGCTGAAGATATGACCGAGAGCTGTCCCAACGGATGCAGTGGCAAAGGAGAGTGTCTGCTCGGGCACTGCAAGTGCACCCCTGGCTTTGGTGGGGAAGATTGTAGCGAGA GCGTTTGTCCAGTCCTCTGCAGTCAACGAGGCGAATACATCAACGGAGAGTGTCAGTGCAACCCTGGCTGGAAAGGCAAGGAGTGTAGTTTGCGGCATGATGAATGCGAAGTGCCTGACTGCAACGGCCACGGCCACTGCACCAACGGCAAGTGCGAATGCGTCCGCGGATTCAAGGGCAAATTCTGCGCGGAAG TTGACTGTCCGCACCCGACTTGCTCCGGACATGGTTTTTGCGTCGAGGGCGCTTGCATCTGCAAAAAGGGCTGGAAGGGCGCAGATTGTAGTGTAACGGACGACGACGCGATTATGTGTCTGCCAGACTGCAATGGGCATGGCAAATTTGACTTGGAGGCGCAGAAATGCACTTGCGATGCACCCTGGATTGGAGACGACTGCTCGAAAC AAATGTGCGATTTGGACTGTGGACCTCATGGTCACTGCGAAGGAGACGCTTGCGCTTGCGACCCTGGATGGGCCGGCGACTTCTGCGGCCTGAAGCAATGTGACCCAAG GTGTGCTGACCACGGCCAGTGTAAAAACGGCACTTGCCTCTGCGTGACTGGCTGGAATGGCAAACACTGCACTCTGGAAGGCTGCCCAAGCGGATGTGGCGGGCATGGGCAGTGCAAGGTCAACGTTGATGGTGACTGGGAGTGCAAATGCTATGATGGATGGGATGGAGCTGACTGTAACGTTGCCCTCGAAAGCAGCTGCAATGATGGAAAGGACAATGACAAAG ATGGCTTGGTTGATTGTGAAGACCCAGAATGCTGTGGCAACCACGTGTGCCGATCAAACCAACTGTGCGAGTCAGCACCAAAGCCTATCGACATTCTGCTAAGGAAGCAGCCTCCTGCCATTACAGCCTCTTTCTTCGAGCGGATGAAATTCTTAATTGAGGAGGGCAGCCTGCAGAATTACGCCAAACAGGAATCGTTCAACGAAAG cCGGGCAGCCGTGATCAGAGGGCGAATCGTCACCTCCTCAGGGATGGGAGTCATTGGTGTGAGGGTGGCAACCAGTTTGCTCCTGGAAGGCTTTACTATGACCAGAGAGGATGGTTGGTTTGACCTCTTGGTGAATGGGGGTGGAGCTGTCACCCTGCAGTTTGGCAAAAGTCCCTTCAGACCCCAAACTCAAGTTGTCAATGTTCCATGGAATGAG GTTGTGGTGATCAACACTGTAAAAATGGGCATGGGAGAAGATAAGGCTGTTGCTATAATACCACAGACGTGCGATGATCATGACTATGACCTGATGAAGCCCGTTGTTCTTGCTACCTGGAAGCATGGTTTTCAAGGCGCTTGTCCTGACAAAAGTGCTATTCTTGCTGAATCACAG GTGGTACAGGACAGCCTTCGCATCCCCGGAACTGGCCTTAATCTAGTGTACCACAGTTCAAGAGCGGCCGGCTATCTCTCGACCATCCAACTGCAGCTCACCCCAGGCAAAGTCCCTGCCTCTCTGAAACTCGTCCACCTCAGAATTACAATTGAAGGCATTTTGTTCGAAAAGACCTTTGAGGCTGACCCAGACATCAAGTTTACCTATGCTTGGAATAGGCTGAATGTTTACAGACAGCGCGTTTATGGCGTCACCACAGCAATGGTCAAGGTTGGCTACGAGTACAACGACTGCCGCGACATCATTTGGGACGTGCAGACTACCAAACTCAGTGGTCACGACATGGGCATCTCTGAGGTGGGAGGCTGGAATTTGGACATTCACCACAGGTACAACTTCCACGAGGGCATTCTGCAGAAGGGCGATGGCTCCAACATTTACCTGAAGCACAAGCCAAGAGTGATTTTGACCACCATGGGCAACGGACACCAAAGAGCTTTGGACTGCACAGACTGCGAAGGGCCTGCTTCAAAGCAGAGGCTGTTGGCTCCGGTCGCGCTTGCCTACGCACCTGATGGTTCTATTTTTGTTGGAGACTTCAATCTCATCAGACGCATTATGATCGACGGCTCTGTGCACACTGTGGTTCGCCTCAATGCGACCAGAGTCTCCTACAGGTACCACCTAGCTCTGAGCCCCATGGACAACACGCTCTATATTTCCGACCCTGAGTCACACCAGATCATCAAGGTGCGCAACATTGACGACTTCAGTGATCCTGACAGGAACTGGGAGACTGCTGTGGGCAGCGGAGAACGCTGCTTGCCAGGTGATGAGGCCCACTGCGGCGATGGTGCTCTGGCCAGGGACGCCAAGTTGGCTTACCCCAAAGGAGTCGCTGTGTCTGCTGATAACGTCATCTACTTTGCTGACGGTACCAACATCAGGATGGTGGACAGAGATGGAATCGTCACCACGGTCATAGGCAACCACATGCACAAGTCGCACTGGAAGCCCATTCCCTGCAAGGGTACCCTCAAGGTGGAGGAGGTGCATCTGAGGTGGCCTACCGAGCTGACCATTAACCCCTTGGATAACACTTTGCATATCATCGATGATCACATGATTCTCCAGCTCACTTTGGACGGCCGCGTGAAGGTTgtcgccggccggccgctgcACTGTAGCTCTCCCTCGCGAAGCCACAATTCGGATCTGGCCACCGGCGCGACTTTGGTCATGCCTCAGAGCATCGCCTTCGCGCCAAATGGTGACCTCTACGTCGCCGAGAGTGACTCGCAGCGAATCAACCGCGTCAGGGTCATCGGCACCGATGGAAAGATCCAGCACTTTGCGGGAGCAGAGTCAAAATGCAACTGCTTGGACAGAGGCTGCGGCTGCTTCGACGAGGACCACTTCCTCGCCGCCACCTCCAAGTTTAATACGATTTCTTCCATCACCGTTACTCCTGACGGCATTTTGCACATCAGCGACCAGGCCAATTACCGCATAAGGTCGGTGACCGCCAGCCTGCCTGAGGCCAACGCGAACCGTGAGTACGAAATCTACTCACCTGAGACGCAGGAGATCTACATCTTCAACCGGTTTGGTCAGCACATCTTGACCAAGAACATCCTGACCGGCGAGACCATCTATATTTTCTCCTACAACGTCAACACGAGCAACGGCAAGTTGAGCACGGTCACAGACGCAGCTGGAAACAAGGTATTCCTGCTGAGAGACTACGCCAGCCAGGTGACTTCGATCGAGAACACTAAAGGCGAGAAGTGCCGCTTGCGAATGTCGAGGATGAGGATGCTGCATGAGCTGGGCACCCCTGACAACTACAATGTCACCTTTGATTACCACGGCTCTACAGGCCTTTTGAAAACCAAACTGGACAGCACCGGCAGAAGCTATGTCTACAATTATGACGAGTTTGGCCGACTTACTTCTGCAGTCACTCCGACCGGTCAAGTGATCAGTCTGTCTTTCGATCTGAGCACCATTGGCGCCACTGTCAAGGTCAAGCAAGGTGACTTAAAACCTGTGTCTTTGCTCATCTCAGGACCTAGCGTGTCGAAGAAGATTGGCGAGCAGGAAACGCATATAACTACCCTCCTGCCCGATGGAAGCGTGACCAGTGAGACACCATGGAAGCACAAGATCAGCACAGAAACAACTGCGTACACGGTCCTGACAGACATCGACCCTGTGTTGGGCGAGAGCTTCCCAGTACCTGCCAAACAAAAAACGGAAATTGATGGTGACCTGGCCAACAGATTTGAGTGGCGCTACTTCCTGAGAAGAGAGGGCAAGGGCAAGAATAAGGCCGTTGTGCAGATTGGAAAGAAACTCAGGGTGAATGGCGAAAATCTGCTCACCCTGGAGTATGACAGAGAAACCAACACTGTCGCTGTGTTTATGGACGAGAggatggaaattttgaatattacaTATGACAGATTGGCCAGACCTGTCAAGTTTGGACCAAg cagaGGGGCGTTTGAGGCAGTGGAGTTGGAGTATGACAGATTTAGCCGCATATCAAGCTGGAAATGGGGAGAGCTATCAGAGACCTATGTGTTCGACAGGGCTGGCCGCCTATTTGAAATTCGCTACAGTGACAATTCTGCtgttaaatattcattcaaGGACACGTTCAGCAGCTTG CCTTTGAAGGTGACAACACCACGAGGCAGTGACTACTTCTTGAAGTATGATGAGGGCGGTGCTCTAGAAAGGCTGACGACACCGAGAGGGCACATCCATCAATTCTCTCTGCAAACCTCTCTGGGCTTCTTCAAGTACCGTTACAGCTCACCAGTTAGCAGGCATCCGTATGAAATCATGTACAACGACAACAGTCAGATCCTGGCTAAGGTTTACCCGCATCAAACTGGCAAGGTCGTCTACGCCTACGATGACACTGGCAAGCTGGAGAACATCCTTGCCGGTCTCTCTTCCACTCAGTACACCTACCATGAGTCGACGGGCTTAGTCAAATCGGCGACCGTGACGGAACCTGGCTACGAGCTGAAACAAGAATATCGTCACCACGCAGGCATCTTGAAGGAAGAGCGACTCAAGTTTGGTGCCAAATCAGACCTGTCCAACGCGCAATTTAAGTACCAGTACGATGGAAACGCGCGGCTGTCCACCATTGACGCAGAGATCAGCGGCCAACAGCTTCCCTCGCTCAAGCTGAAATACAATCAGAACCAGGGCATGCTGGAGAGCGTGAGCGACCTTCGAGTTTACAAGAACACGTTCAATAAGTCGGTGATGCAAGACGCGAGCAAGCAATTCTTCGCCATCACTGAGTGGGACTCGCATGGccgattgaaatatttccttatCAACATCAAGCAATCTGATGTATTCCGAGTGGAGCTGGAATACGACAAACGCAACCGCATCAGTGCGCAGGTGATGGAAGTCAAAGGACGCAAAGTAACCGACAAGTTTGAGTACAACAGCGATGGACACCTCCTTGAAGTGTCCGGAGACAACAACTGGAAGTTTGTATATGACGAAAATGGCAACGTGATTGGAACGCTCGACAAAGGCGACAAAATCTCGCTTGGCTACGACAGCGGTGACCGCGTCGTGCAGGTTGGCGACGTCGAGTTCTGCAGCTACGATGGACGTGGCTTTGTGGCGCGCAGAGGTGAGCAAAAGTACAGCTATACAGCGCGCGGCTTCCTCGTGCTTGCGATCGAGAAGGGCAAGTTCCAGACAAAGTACCACTACGACGAGCGTGGCAGACTGCTCGCCATGCGGGACAACAAGGGCCAGGTGACGCAGTTCTTCTATGCCAACCCCAGCGCCGAAGACCTTGTCACACACGTGCACACGCCAAAGACGGGCAAGACGACGCGTTTGTTGTATGACCAGCGGCAGGTGCTAATCGCCATCGAGACGGCTGACAAGAGGTACTATGTGGCCTGCGACCAGAACGGTTCTCCCATCGCCGTCTTCGACATGGTCGGCAACTTGGTCAAGCAGATCACGCGCACGCCCTTCGGGAAAGTGATCAAGGACACCAAACCGGACTTGTACCTGCCAGTCGACTTCCACGGCGGCATCTTGGACCCCAGCACCGGTCTGGTCTACATCAGGAGGCGGCTCTACGACCCTGTGGTTTCCCAGTGGATGACTCCTGCCTGGGAGGACCTTGCCAACAAGCTGACAACGCCTACAGACGTCTTCATCTATCGATTCAACAACAACGATCCTATCAACAGTGGAGCACCTATTAATTACATGGCTG ACTTGGCGAGCTGGCTGACCCTCTACGGCTATGATGTGTCGCAAATGATGGGTTCGTCTTACTCATCCCGCTCAGTGTACCGCCCAACCGCAATGGTCACATCGTCGCAGCTGATGCCGCAATTTGGAGTCATCTCTGGCTTGCAGTGCATCGCTGAAAAGATCAACGAGCAGTTCCAGGAGCTTGGATTCATCCCGAAGCCACTGCTCAAGCTGGAGCCCAAGACCCGCAACCTTCTGCCGCGGGTTGCATCGCGCAGAGGCGTTTTTGGTGAGGGACTCATGATCTCACGCGTTGACGGACGAGCGCTTGTCAGCATCGTGGAAGGCGGTGTCAATGGACCTATCCAGGACGTCGTCTCATCCGTGTTCAATAACTCGCATCTCCTGGACGTGCGGCTGAGCAATCACGACCAG GCGGTGTTCTACTTTGTCAAGGACAACGCGCTGAAGATGCGCGACGACCAGGAGGAGCTGCGTCGTCTGGGCGGCCTATTCAATGTGTCGACGCACGAGACCGAGCACAAAGGCAGTCCCGAGCTGCGCGTGCACAACTCAGAAGCAGCTGTCTTCATCAGGTACGGCGCTGACCCCGCGCAGGAGCGGCAACGTGTGCTTCGGCACGCGCACAAGCGGGCCGTTGAGAAGGCCTGGGAGATCGAGAAGCAGTTGCTGTCCTCTGGCTTCCCGGGCCGCATCAACTGGACCGAAGACGAGAGGACGGAGCTGGAGAGCCGCGGCTCGGTGTACGGCTACGAAGGTGTCGAGGCGCACAGCATCCACAAGTATCCGCAGTTGGCCGACGACCCGTCCAACGTCCGCTTCCTGAAAGCGGGCGACGACAAGCGCAAGCGACGCAAGAGCAAACGCTCGCACTCGCACCACGACGCGTGA